Proteins encoded within one genomic window of Candidatus Berkiella cookevillensis:
- a CDS encoding DNA polymerase III subunit psi yields MKLSILQAYCLDEMEIECFVSRQSCEEGADSKPYWVMHRKNQDANLEQQNQQLLENILNALSWDRQNIQYGDFSRVLDNVNEEPTLCGLCFGGDAELLRDRADNNSKIVLLPALELLHDNAALKRETWNRIKQFKI; encoded by the coding sequence TTGAAGTTAAGTATTTTACAAGCCTATTGTTTGGATGAAATGGAGATTGAATGCTTTGTATCTCGTCAATCATGTGAAGAGGGCGCTGATTCTAAGCCATATTGGGTGATGCATCGGAAAAACCAAGATGCAAATCTTGAGCAACAGAATCAGCAATTATTAGAGAATATTTTAAATGCATTGTCTTGGGATAGACAGAATATTCAGTATGGTGATTTTTCTAGAGTGCTTGATAATGTAAATGAGGAACCAACCCTTTGTGGGCTTTGCTTTGGTGGGGATGCAGAATTACTGAGAGACAGAGCAGACAACAATTCTAAGATAGTATTGCTGCCTGCACTAGAATTACTACATGATAATGCAGCTTTGAAGAGAGAGACTTGGAATAGAATTAAACAGTTTAAAATTTAA
- a CDS encoding 2-isopropylmalate synthase, with translation MVSKDKLIIFDTTLRDGEQSPGASMTLEEKVTIALALERLKVDVIEAGFPISSPGDFEAVKAVAQSIKESTVCALARCVEADIQRAAEALLPSNNKRIHIFIATSPIHMEKKLRMQPQEVLERAVRSIKMARKYTDNIEFSPEDAGRSENDFLCKIIEAVIEAGATTINIPDTVGYNLPEQFGKRMKYLIENISNADKAIFSTHCHNDLGLAVANSLSGVLNGARQIECTINGLGERAGNASLEEIVMAIRTRQDIFPCDTRIQSNQLVACSKLVSAVTGFAVQPNKAIVGINAFAHESGIHQDGVLKNRETYEIMRAEDVGWNTNRMVLGKHSGRNAFKSRLESLGYPFRSEEDLNRLFENFKVLADKKHEIYDEDLIGLFKNSNKKEADKITIQNIHIKSRLGHPAQINVVLGVHGVEKEASSEGNGPIDAAFKAIEKIIHSGAHLQFFSLNAIHEGVEAQGTAKIRLEKQGKIAHGQGVDTDIVYASIKAYVNALNELF, from the coding sequence ATGGTTTCCAAGGATAAACTTATTATTTTTGATACAACGCTCAGGGATGGAGAACAAAGCCCGGGTGCGTCCATGACGCTAGAAGAAAAAGTGACTATAGCCCTAGCTTTGGAGCGGCTTAAAGTAGATGTGATTGAAGCTGGATTTCCTATCTCAAGCCCTGGTGATTTTGAGGCAGTAAAAGCCGTTGCTCAATCCATAAAAGAATCTACCGTATGTGCTTTGGCGCGTTGTGTTGAGGCTGATATTCAAAGAGCAGCGGAAGCATTACTGCCATCGAATAATAAACGCATTCATATTTTTATTGCAACCTCACCGATTCATATGGAAAAAAAGCTGCGTATGCAACCGCAAGAGGTATTAGAAAGAGCGGTGCGTTCGATTAAAATGGCGAGAAAATATACAGATAATATTGAGTTTTCGCCAGAAGATGCAGGACGTTCAGAAAACGATTTCTTGTGTAAAATTATTGAAGCGGTGATTGAGGCCGGTGCAACAACTATCAACATTCCAGACACAGTTGGATATAATTTACCTGAACAGTTTGGTAAACGCATGAAATATTTGATTGAAAATATTTCTAATGCGGATAAAGCTATTTTTTCTACGCATTGTCATAATGATTTAGGATTGGCGGTTGCGAACTCTTTGTCGGGTGTGTTAAATGGCGCCAGGCAGATAGAATGTACCATTAATGGATTGGGTGAACGCGCAGGAAACGCATCCTTAGAAGAGATTGTGATGGCGATTCGTACGCGACAAGACATTTTTCCTTGTGATACGCGTATTCAAAGTAATCAGCTTGTTGCCTGCTCAAAATTAGTTTCTGCGGTGACTGGTTTTGCCGTTCAGCCGAATAAAGCGATTGTTGGTATCAATGCCTTTGCACATGAGTCTGGTATACATCAAGATGGGGTGCTAAAAAATCGAGAAACTTATGAAATTATGCGTGCAGAAGATGTGGGTTGGAACACCAATCGTATGGTGCTTGGTAAGCATTCTGGTCGCAATGCCTTTAAATCGCGCCTTGAGTCTTTGGGCTATCCATTTCGATCGGAAGAAGATCTCAACCGTTTATTTGAAAATTTTAAAGTGCTTGCAGATAAAAAGCATGAAATTTACGATGAAGATTTAATTGGATTATTTAAAAATAGCAACAAAAAAGAAGCAGACAAAATAACCATTCAAAACATTCATATTAAGAGTCGTTTAGGTCACCCTGCACAGATTAATGTTGTCTTAGGGGTGCATGGGGTTGAAAAAGAAGCTTCATCTGAAGGTAATGGCCCAATTGATGCAGCTTTTAAGGCTATTGAAAAAATTATTCACAGTGGCGCACATTTACAGTTTTTTAGCTTAAATGCAATACATGAGGGTGTTGAGGCGCAAGGTACCGCGAAAATACGTTTAGAAAAACAAGGCAAGATTGCTCATGGTCAAGGGGTAGATACAGATATCGTATATGCGTCGATAAAAGCATATGTAAATGCTTTAAATGAACTTTTCTAA
- the pssA gene encoding CDP-diacylglycerol--serine O-phosphatidyltransferase, giving the protein MKDIESDTHKQGSLDSRSKGIYLLPNLFTTSGLFAGFYAIVAAMRGDFDHAAVAIFIAMVMDGLDGRVARLTNTQSSFGAEYDSLADIVSFGVAPSLVAYSWGLSSLGKIGWLAAFFYMAATALRLARFNIQDHSDKRYFSGLPSPSAAGLIAGMIWVAHEYAVPGHKICIIAAIITILTGALMVSNIRYYSFKEINLKDKVPFMAVLLALIILVFISIDPPQVLLGAFAIYVLSGPALALKRKWVHWKDKRKAK; this is encoded by the coding sequence ATGAAAGATATAGAATCTGATACTCATAAACAGGGCAGCCTTGATTCACGTAGCAAAGGTATTTATTTATTGCCCAATCTGTTTACTACTTCAGGTTTATTTGCTGGTTTTTATGCGATTGTTGCTGCTATGCGAGGTGATTTTGATCACGCTGCCGTAGCCATTTTTATAGCCATGGTCATGGACGGCTTAGATGGAAGAGTTGCTAGACTAACAAATACACAAAGTAGCTTTGGTGCTGAATATGATAGTTTGGCAGACATTGTTTCTTTTGGGGTTGCCCCTTCATTGGTGGCCTATAGTTGGGGATTGAGTAGTCTGGGCAAAATTGGCTGGTTAGCTGCCTTTTTCTATATGGCTGCGACAGCATTGCGCTTGGCTCGATTTAACATTCAGGATCATTCTGATAAACGATACTTTAGTGGGTTGCCTTCTCCTTCTGCAGCAGGACTGATTGCCGGTATGATATGGGTTGCTCATGAGTATGCCGTGCCTGGTCATAAGATCTGTATTATAGCGGCGATTATTACGATTTTAACAGGCGCGTTGATGGTCAGTAATATTCGTTACTATAGTTTTAAAGAGATTAATCTAAAAGATAAAGTGCCGTTTATGGCGGTATTGTTGGCTTTGATTATTTTGGTATTTATATCAATCGATCCGCCACAAGTATTATTGGGGGCTTTTGCAATTTATGTATTATCGGGTCCTGCATTAGCCTTAAAGAGAAAGTGGGTTCATTGGAAGGATAAAAGAAAAGCGAAATAA